A stretch of DNA from Rattus rattus isolate New Zealand chromosome 1, Rrattus_CSIRO_v1, whole genome shotgun sequence:
CAGAAGTCGTCAGGAAGCTTAACGGGACTGCAGAACAACAGATTGTTGCACTATTGCTCTGACTGGCTAACGTAGTGTAAATGCtcacaaggaaggaagaacactCACCATCCTGCTGTTTCACAAGTCCCTGCTGAATATATCGAATGTATGTAAAAAAGTTACATACAGAAGTGATCTAGGCCAAAAAAGAGAGGCGTCATGAGCGGTCGGTTTCACAGCGAAGCAACCATTACTAAGCGCTGGTCATGTCACTTACCCGGTATCTGCAAACCGGAGAGATGTAGTAATAGCTGCTGGAGTCCCCTAGTTTAATCCTGTGCTTACAGGGCTTACTCTGGCCAGTGAGAGCACACTTTCTGTAAAACAACAAattccagttttgttttctaattaaaagCATCTGCCCTACTTTCTTTATAGGTCGTTTTTTCATTCAGATAGGAAATATCTGAGACCCTACCATGTGACAGGCCTGTTCTAGATGCTGGGACACCATGAAGAACAGGACAGAGCCCCTGCCCCTGTGGGACTCACAGTATGAGCTTACAACTGAGCACGCCTCTGGCACGGATGTTGACAGTTCACAGGGGAACACCTGACAAACGGAGTATGTGCGGGTGGCAGGGCCAGCTGCACTCAGTGTTGGGTGTAAGAACTATAAAGAAACAAGCTGCCCTTTAGACGCAAAACCATAACGCTCGGATGAAGAGGCCAGCTCATACCAtcctgtctgtccgtctgtctgtctgtgggcatTCTATCTACTTGGATGAGGCTATATATTTCTGGAGGGTAGACACTGTGCCTTGCTTATCTTTAAAGCCTGGCATCAGGTGGCCATCGCTGACCGCTACAGAAGTGATGAGCCACTGTCACCATGCTGCTCCATGAACGAAGCCTGTTTGTCCATCAGGCTGGACTTACAGCAGCCACGGCCAACCGTGTCAGCTGGGAACCTGGACAGACACGACTACCCCTCTTTGCTAAGGCAAAATTAGCATAgctctcagggaaaaaaaagtggCGAATAGCATTTGACATGCCATTACAAATTACACAGCGAAGAAAAACAATGTGTGTGAACCACATTAGATCTCACTTATACCTACTACTAAATATGTAACACAGGCGTTCCCCCACTAAGAAAACAAGTGGAGACTGTGTTATTTGGAACGAGATAATTTTAAAGGCAGCCTGCAAATCTCTGTGAAAAAGAgactattttttaattcttttcaagGAGACTTTGCCTTATTGcttacgcatgcacacacacgcatgtacacacaaacacccacgCATGCAAACTGCTTTAATGATCTGTGGCAATATTTAGAAGTACTAACTACTAGCTTGGGAAGGATCAGAAATCAGTAAATTTAAGATTCAACCACTAGAAGTCCTTGTAATGTGCAAAACTATActtattcagaagaaaaaaaaaaaacccttcaactGAAAAAAAGGTTACAGTTATTCTCTGGAAAATATGTTTGTTCTTTCACCATCTTGTCTCATTTTGAAAGGATTTTGCTAATGAGATCATTGGCACTAACTCttagattaataaaataaaaagtgcccTTTAAAGAGGACCAAGCTTTGGCTCTGGGTTATGaagggtttttctctgtgtgtgtgtgagctgtatgtatgtatgtttcctcATACCCAATAAAAGCTTTTCTtcaatggatttaaaaaaaaaacttaactgaTCACTTCTAAAGCTAACCCGGTCCCGGGCTTACTGCTAACCTGGCCTCCTCCTGCTGCAGTGTAGAACAAGCTACTCCTGCGGGGCCTCCTCACAGCCACAGTCTCCAGATTCCAGACTCGCTCACCTCACCACCAGGGATAACAGTGCAGAAATCCAGGCCCACAGCTTCTTTCGCAAGTCAGAACTTTTTCTAACTTCCAACCAATGGAGGGGACAGTCACCTCTAAGTTCAGCCTTCTTGCAGCCCCCACCCCATCTAATTTCCGTCTTTCATCTATCACAcctcttttctccttcatcttcctgATCCTCTGAACATAATGTTTTCCTGTTCTGATTTATCCAATTctacccacaccccacaccccagacCAAATCCCGGCACCTCCAGCGAGCCCCAGGCCCACCAGAACAACCTCGTCCTTCTCTAAAGGCTCCCAGCACTTGCCACTTGTTCAACCACCACTTCGGAAACCCAGTTCCCAGGAGCCTTGCTAGGACTTTACCTTATAGTTTGTTTAAAACTGCAATTTCTGAGCCAGCAATTTCAGCCAGGaaaaaaccaactcccacaagttattCTACATGCACACTATtcctaacagaaaataaaatgtaaaagaaagaaaaagacaaaaaccttcCTTCGGTTTTACCACAAACGCCTTCCCTCCAGACCTTGCGCACATAAGCACTGTATATAAATTGCTCTCTAAATCTAACCTGTCTATTCATTTTCTAAAACCCTGTAAGTACGCACTGCTGTCTGCCATCTTGTAGAGTACAGCATATACAGTATGTGACATATGTAAGCACAAATTCCACAGTAAAAACTGCCACATGCCCTATTTATTCATTCAGACCTTCAAACACTGCTTTCCTTACATCGACTTTCcattggaggggctggagggctAAAAGGAAAAGACTTTGGTGTTTGTGAAATGTAATACTATAAATTTCCTCTAAAGTCCAGGCTGCTGTGCATAGGGTGTCACCAGGGTTTAACACCAACTACAACTCTGGCTGGATGTGCAGCTCAGGAAACAAACACGCGACCAGCCATACCACCCAAGTAATCTCGTAACCACCAACACTCAACAGCCATCCTGAGAATGCGTGTGCCAACAGAAACAGATGGCACAGCCTCTCTAACAGACCCTTAGTGTACAGCATCACACAGCCTTGATGGGAGCCAACGGCTGTACTGTGGGCTCGGCTGGGCTTTCCAGCCTCCCTATGAACCAGGTCCTCAAACGCATTCCCTGATAGTTTTAAAACAGAAGCTGAAGCATAATTACATGCAGCTTGGGGTAACATTTCCGGTTGTAGGCTTTCTCCTTATAGCAGTGGGCGAGAAAAGCCTGCCCTGCTATGAGAACAGAGCGGTCCTCCCCTTGACAACGTGTACTCTCCAAACACCTGTCACGTGTGGAAGACAACTATTTGCCCATTTCAGGATCCTTTACAGATATAATATGGGTGGAAGGTGAGgactaattttccttttttaaattatgcatatgtACCTAGGactgtgggggcaggggtgggggggagatgTTCCTGTGAAGTGCGTGAGggccagagttacaggtggttgccgAGTTGGCTGATGTGGGTACAAGGCTGGACTTGGGTTCTCTCCAGGGCATCAAGTGCtgctaatcactgagccatccctccagctcctgtgTCCTGTTTCATACTTGGTAAGGCCAGTTCTAAGTCAGTACCTTCTCAAACTAGTTTTGATGGCAATCCTCAGACCAAAGTATTTTACACAAATGGTAAgcgtacataaataaataactcattcCCACCccgtccctctccctcctccttcccctcccccctctggcAGTTTGGCCTACAATCCACGTCTGACCTCACAACCCACTAATGGTCACTACTGTCCCTACCTTAGCCGACCTGCATCCCTGGCATGCGTGTATTCCGTAATTAGATCCTCGGGACCCTCTTGAGCAGCCCACACCCACCTCTTACCTAGGGTCTGTACCAATGACCTTCCCTCTCTTCACAGCCACACTGAAATCTAAGAATGTTCTAGATTTCTCTAAATACACCACACACCTTTCTTTACCTAAGAGACCACAGCTCTGaactgcagggggtgggggtggggggggataaGCTTAACTTTGAAATACAAAGTTAAAGACAAACACGGGTGGGGtaggaaaagaaactgaggagaatGTGGTCACATTTAAACCACAGACATGAACACAGAGGCACAGCACAGAGACTCTGAACGCGCTCTCCCCACAAGGCATGGTATAAACACCTACTTTGGCCCTCCGCACTCCACCGCGGAAGCCTTCACGAAGCGGATGGGCTGCAACCCTACTGGCTCGATGCTTAGGGTGTTGTTCTCCACGGCCTCCAGAACAGCTGAAGCCAacttaaaacaaaagttaaatgTCAGCAGCAAGTACCTAAATAAAGTAACAGGTTAATCAGAAGCTGGTCAGCTTCACTAACATGGCCATAACCATTGCAaagagaaggaattaaaaacacaaaccaCAATCTTGATTTAACGTTTAAAATGCAAGCAGCTATGACAGGCAACTTAATTACAGTGCCAAGCATTTTTTGTATTAACTGGCAGAGGATAAAGTTATTATTCCAGATTCTGTCATCCATCCCTTACCCATGATTCCACACGCACTATAAAACCCACTTCAAAACTAATATCCTAATCCTGCATCCTCTAAATTTATGCAATAGATACCAGTCATCTGTGACAGCGATAGACAGTAACCCTAGCCAAATATTTTCTCAACGTATGTCCTACAGGCACAAAAGTCTCCTGGTCGGATACGGAGTGTCCAGCGCCGATGGGCAGCAGTAAGAAGGTCAGAGTGCAGTGCTGAGAAGACCAGCACTAGTGAATGGTCTGCAACGCACAGCCCACACTCGGGTTGGCGCCACGCTGTTCATCCTCAGTTCTTACAAGGACGATACAGCCCAATCCTCTAGCGAGTCACGTAAGGTTCTGAGGACTCAATTCCTTACACATTAGCTCCCAGGCTATTGGGAGACAAACTTCTCACATTTAAGATCGAACTGAAATTAAGACTACAGTTGGATAGGATTTATATGACACCTGATTCTTTTCAGTGTTCAATCTGCttgcttcattcttcctcctAACAACTCTGACCCAGGCCAAGTTGGCACTGTCTCTCCTGTTTAAGACACAGTTGGGGTTCTGGTTTAGGGTCTATGTTGGCAGTGGAGGGATCAAACAGGACCTTGTAGAGGTTAGTGGAGCACTTTGCTCTGAGCTACTCTCTAACAGGGTGTACACAGAACTTGGCTTAAATGGAAAACTGAATCTGGGTCTGCGAATCAAGCAGCAGGCCCTCTTCCCACACAGATCTACACGGGACACTGATGAGAAAAGATGCTCAGAACAGCCGTAATCATGGTCCTACGTGAAATGGAGCAatgttaaaaatgacattttacagTAATTTACTACACGTAGGACATTACAATGTGAAACATGGCAGCAGAAAGCACAATCGACTGCAATGCGTTCTTAACAAGATGGGAAACATTACCTCACTTTTCGCGAATGTTAAGCATGGAAAGATATCCTCCTGATAGATCTTGTCTAGGAAGGGACACGTTCTGTCCATTGTGGGCTCATCCTTCCAAGACCTGAACTCATTATACAGCGATAGATCGGCCTAatgaaccaaagcaaacacaaaacaactttaaaaagaaaaaacaaaacacttgatAAAACCAAACCCTAAATGGGAAAGTTCTTCATGTAACATAGCAAAAATTCAGTTGCCTGTAAAACATGACAGCagtctttctttagaaaatgacTGACAGCCTTCTGGGTGTGTCCCTGTGCTGTGCAGACATGCTGCCTCCTCCTCACCTACGGCTCTCCACATACTGTGTCTCCTCCTCACCTACGGCTCTCCACACACTGTGTCTCCTCACCTACGGCTCTCCACACACTGTGTCTCCTCCTCACCTACGGCTCTCCACATACTGTGTCTCCTCCTCACCTACGGCTCTCCACACACTGTGTCTCCTCCTCACCTACGGCTCTCCACACACTGTGTCTCCTCCTCACCTACGGCTCTCCACACACTGTGTCTCCTCCTCACCTACGGCTCTCCACACACTGTGTCTCCTCCTCACCTACGGCTCTCCACACACTGTGCCTCCTCCTCACCTATGGCTCTCCACACACTGTGTCTCCTCCTCCACACACTGTGCCTCCTCCTCACCCACGGCCTCCACACAccagcctcctccccacccacggCCTCCACACACTGTGCCTCCCTCACCCACAGCCTCCACACACTGTGTCCCCACCCACAGCCTCCACACACTGTGTCCCTCCCCACCCATGGCCTCCACACACTGTGTCTCCTCCTCACCCACGGCTCCACACACTgtgcctcctccccacccacggCCTCCACACTGTGCCTCCTCCCACCCACGGCCTCCACACACTGTGTCTCCCCACCCCACGGCCTCCACACACTGTGTCCCCACCCACGGCCTCCACACACTGTGTCCCTCACCCACGGCTCTCCACACACTGTGTCCCTCACCCACGGCCTCCACACACTGTGTCTCCTCCTCACCCACGGCTCCACACACTGTGCCTCCTCCTCACCTATGGCTCTCCACACACTGTGTCTCCTCCTCACCTACGGCTCTCCACACACTGTGTCTCCTCCTCACCTACGGCTCTCCACACACTGTGCCTCCTCCTCACCTACGGCTCTCCACATACTGTGCCTCCTCCTCACCTACGGCTCTCCACACACTGTGCTCCTCACCTACAGCTCTCCACACACTGTGTCTCCCACCCACGGCCTCCACATACTGTGTCTCCTCCCCACCCACGGCCCTCCACACACTGTGTCTCCTCCCCACCCACGGCTCCACACACTGTGTCCCTCCCCACCTGTGGCTCTCCACACTGTGTCTCCTCCCCACCCACGGCCTCCACACACTGTGTCTCCTCCCACCCACGGCCTCCACATACTGTGCCTCCTCCTCACCTACGGCTCTCCACATACTGTGTCTCCTCCTCACCTACGGCTCTCCACATACTGTGTCTCCTCCTCACCTACGGCTCTCCACACACTGTGCCTCCTCCTCACCTACGGCTCTCCACATACTGTGTCTCCTCCTCACCTACGGCTCTCCACATACTGTGTCTCCTCCTCACCTACGGCTCTCCACATACTGTGTCTCCTCCTCACCTATGGCTCTCCACACACTGTGCCTCCTCACCTACGGCTCTCCACATACCGTGGCTACtcctcttctgagacagggtctcactcacaCCCCAAGCTCACTATGTAAGCGGGCTGCCCCTCACTAGGCTCCTGCCTCGGCCTGACTGCTATGCCCAGCAAACTGGGGCTGTCTGAAGACACAGGCTGTCCTGAACAGAAGCACACTGACAAGTCTCTTCTACAGCTACCAATCTGGAGCCACATTAGCTAGAGAAAATGAGTAAGCTGAGTCTCACCTGGGAaacctagtgtgggataaaatTGAGGGACTGTCCGTAACTAGAGACAGTCCCTAAGGGATGGTTAAAATGTCCCTTAGTGTAAGCAACAGGACAGAAAGCAGCAGATGCACTTGGCTACGACACTGAGCACCCTAAATACCCCCTGAATTAGTAATAATCCACGGGCTTCCTGGTCAGGCCTCCACCTgatcctcctctttcccttccccatctctgagTCTGACCTAAGCCTTCTTCCCCAAAGGCCAGATCCCCAGGCCTACCCACCGatcatttttatacatttcaaaaaacGAGAGAAGCTTCTTAAATATTGAGACGCCATTAAAAAAGTTTTACTATAAGCAACACAAGAAAATACATTACACTTACTAAGTGAAAATTTACAATAAACGCTAAACTTTTTATTTAAGTACACTTATTTAAAGTTAAAGAAATCAGAATTAAAGTAGTGACTAAAGAAGTATGTTAGATATTTAACAAAACAAATATGAACTTTAGATTCTGCTACATTCAGATTTGGATGAGAAGTGAACTTTTCAGTTACCATATTCTTATTAACAGCTGAGCAGATGTAATTCAGCTACCACAGCTACCCTTGGCTATTCAGAGAAGTGATTCCTGGCTTCTACACACACCTTAGCTGACTAAACCCCAACAGCTTCTTCAGCACAAATTGGCTTAAACTCAGGAGTGAGTGAAGCCCCAGGAAGTCTGGGTCAATCCCTACAAACACTACATCCCTAGGATGATTGATAGACAGTATCTAAGTTATCTATGTTTTCTAAAATGCAAGGCTTCGGTTATTTCTGGGTTCTGTTTTCTTGATTATCTGACTCAACTCTAGAACTTTCTTATGGATGTAAAATTTTGCTTCTCTcagatttcaaataaaaagagCTACCTACTAGCAATCTTGAAAAAAATCCTATCTTCACGCttcttatatttgtattttaatgctcACTAACAGAATGTCCTGACTAGTGGGGACCCTGAGGCACCTGTATACAACACATGCCAGTTTGTTCCCTAGACAGAAACTTGCAATGCAGACTCCCCTGCCTGCAGCAGGCCCTCCAAGGTCAAGGGTCAGAGAGTGAGGATCCTTGAGACCAACCAGCTGTAGGACAGCCTCCCCATCTTAACACTGCATATTCTGCACTAGTTTGCTGGCCACCTCAGTGAGGACAATCGGACAATCGGCAGGAAGCCCAGGCAGAGCTAGAGGGGACAGCCCTTGGGAGTTACCTCTCTGCAGTCTTTTACGATTGGCTGGATCGCACTGAAGTCCTGGTGGCTGCCACTCATAGCACTGCTTGTACTTTTGTTCCGTGTGTGCCCCCTTTTAAAGGGCGTCTTTGCAGCCGCCAGAGGCTCCTGCGTAGGCGATGTTGGAGAACTGGACAGTACGAGTGTCTTCAGCGCGGCCACTTCGGCTTGAAGCACATCAATCTTGAAAAGAAAGCAGCACCGTCACACGCACACGCTTTATGGCAGAAGTGACCAATGTTAGCAATTTGGCAAAAAACACTTGCAagaacagaaaatacatttaatttgttatttttctatgaaGTAATGAAGGGAAAGTAATCCAAGTTTTCTGGGTCTCCGTATGCTTTGATTCTACTGCCAATAATGtcaaaaggaacattttaaataCCTAACACTAGTATGAgttctcaaaacattaaaatgtatcaGTTTACCATTACCTTTAGTTTGCTCCTAAGATAATCAAGTTTACTGAGGTGACTTTTTTCCCAGTGAACTAAGAAAACAAACGTAACTTTCCAAGAGGACTGTAACATCCTTCTGCAAGCTGGCTGTGGTAGAATACACACCAGCGTCCAGGGTTACTGGGGCCGTATGTGCTTTGTGCTCACTCGTGGTTCTGCAGCTTCCGAGTGTGACAGAAGTGCTGCTTCTCCAGTAACAACAGCCGCCAAGGGCGTCAGGGCACTCATGACTACGTCTCCCCACGGTCTCCCCGTCCATAAGGAAAGCTCCGAGACTCACTTTCCCTTGAGCTTCCTTCAGCTGCTTTTCTGCAGTGGCCTGCTTGACGTTCGCCTCTCTCACCATCTTGTGAGCTTCCTGAAAGAATCAACATCGGCAAACTTGGGAGGCAAAGTATTTTAGCATTCACTTCAAAGCTACTTCAGGGCTACCTGTGAGGAAGCAAGGACACAGCGCCAGCCCTCAACAaccatggggggcggggggggggagcagcTGCCGTCAAACAGACAGAAGTTAGATGAGGCCCAGGCTTTCAGCACCTGTTAAGCATGGCAGCAGCTGAGGTGAGGTCCAGTCCATCCAAGAGACACCGTCAGATCTGTGACCAGTAACGGGGATGGAGGACGGCCGCAGGCCAAAGCCAACTTCTTTGCAACAAGGTGTTGTAATTAAATCCTGATACACATTGttagtcacagaaaaaaatacacaaaagggACAAGACGGTTCACACCTCAGAAGAAATGACCTGAGGAGCTTCAGTTTCCAGTAAACTCATAAAAACGATACAGGTGAAAACTGCACTGTACAGTGCAGGCTGAGAAGGGAGCCGTCCACTCTGTAGTCGTCAGTGCCTGATGCAACAGAGAGGACACTGCAGGCACCCGCTGCCTCGCAGCCACGGTACTTACTAATGACGGCTCTTTAGGAGGTACTGTCCTGAGTTCTGACAGAGAACGAGGAACGAGACAAAGGCCTGGTTCCTAAAGAGGTCCTGCTCAGGGTACACTCTAACAACAGGGACAAAAGTCAGGGTGACAATCCCAGGCTTCACTCTAAGTGAAAGATGAGCTCTTCTTTAAGGATGAGAATAAcatgatctcatttttttttcttttttttttttggagctggggaccgaacccagggccttgcgcctgctaggcaagcgctctaccactgagctaaatccccaacccatgatgTCATGTTTTAAAGATTATGCTTTTGTGTAAAATAATCTGTATACACTAGAATGTCTGGGAACAAAATGTGGTTTCGGACTTAGTATGTGCGAACATAAGATATCCAAAGAAGATTCAACAATATTTAATAAGCACACAGTCTGACAGCTCTACAGGTCTGTGACCTGCAGGTGGCAGGTGCGAGCTCTCCCTCAGAGTGGGGCATGCCGCCATAGCTGTTCATGTGCAGCAGCTGTGTCTCGTGAACACGAACCTCAGACTACAATAAATAATCGAACGTTCACTACCGATGGTTGTAATGGAGTGAGATGGACCGCAGGAATACTCCAGCACCATACGCACTCATCCGGCAAAGCATTTAAGAGCTGTCAGAATGATCGAAACCCTTCCCTTCCGAAAACAACAGTTGCTGCagatctgcttggcttttctGGAATAAGGAGGAGCTGTCAAAAGAAGACTATTGGACAGGTATTTCCAAAATAATAAAGCCATCTGCTCCTAAGATAACCAACATTTAACTCTAAATGCAGAAGAAACTAATGTCAAGCGATACCTGCTGAACTGGGCAGGGATGGACTCGGTGTCAGCTGAGCAATCTGGATCAGACTTAAGAGAGGACGACTGGAGGAGCTGACACTTCTAAAAGAGCTTTGAGAGTTTCAAAGAGCTAAGAAGACATCGAACAACTAGAACCAAGGCCAGGATAAAACCAAGGTGAGGTGGGGTATGAGGGGACCTCTCCGGCTTCAAGAGGGACACTGATACACCATGTAGCAGATGTCCCCAGAGAAGGGGGCGCCAGTCTGAGGGGTAAAGCACATGGCATGAGTCTGCCAACCAACCGAACATGGAAATGCAGTTTCCAGATGCTGGGGTCACTGTCTTTTACTGTCCCGAAGGTGAGGTGCTGTAAGCTCTGTGCACGGCAGGCTTCCCCAGGCTTTCTCCACTCAAGTCTGAGCTTTGCCAGGAACATGCTACAATGCTGAGAACACTGCTTCTAGTACAAACGGCAGAAGTATGTTTAGGGCCATTTCAGGACCGTTAAAAACTGTCCCGGTCCCAAGCTAACTGCCTCAACTTCTAAAAACCCTATCTCTGACTGAATTGCTTCTCTGACACTGAGACGGGTGTGCGATGCATTCTGGCTGTTTTCCTGCCGCgcctggcctctctcctctgaCCTGTCAGGCTTCCCTTTTACATCCTGACTTTGACACCCCGAGTTCTCAACTATCCATTGGACTTGGAGGGCTCGCCTGTATACAAGTGGTACACAGGTAAAGACAATGACTGCATCTTCCTCAGACCAATCGGGAGCCAGCAGCCCCTCGGGGTGGGCTATGGCCCCGAGCCCCCCAGTCAGTCAGGACGCTTGGCTGGCGACAGGCTTAGGTGTGTGCAGGTCCAGTGCAGGCTTCTGGCTCTGACGGctttttctccaactcctccttttaatgattttcttcttttaaataaaactcaAGGAAACACtataaagaacaatttttttaaaatttgttttacacGATTAATTAATTCTGTGTGTGGCACAGCATGCatgtagaaatcagaggacaacttgcacaAGTTAGCTCTGTgtttccaccacatgggtccctgGGACGGAACCTGGGTCAGGCTTGGCCACGAGGGttgttacctgctgagccaccttgctggccctaaaatgcaatttttaaaaccaaatgttTTAAACACAATATAATCCTACGCACACTAGCTGGATACATACACCCTAAGGAATGCCGTAAGAAGGTCATGTAAAGTCCTGTTTTCCATAAGTAGACCTGTATGTTTCTACAGGAACAGAAAACTTTACACATTAAAAACACGGCAGCTCCTAACCACCTGAAGTTCTGCATCTGGGCCTCCCTCCTCATTTCAGGCCACATTCGTAGGTGGTGGACTGTGCGACTCGGATGGAGTGAGCGTGCGGCATGCTCAGAACCGCGGCAGTGGTGAGGCCGTGATGAGAATGCTGGGTTTCAAGTTCATCCACGGTTACTGCACACAGAGAGCTCCTGCTGTCCTATCCTCTGTGCCTCCCACGCTCAGCTCCACAGCCCCAGCCAGGATTTGTACTAGGAATCACCGACCTCGGAAAGGGCCAAGCGGCATTCGTGGATCTCAAGACCACACAGACAGTTTCCCTTACCTAACTCAATTTTGTTTTCTGCCGTGTGGAAGCAGAGGTAATACATGATGAACTTCCCCGTCTTGGTGAAAACAGAAGGTTGGActttctattaaaaaacaaaaccacaaaaagagaAACCCCACATCCACCTCAGCTCGCCCTATGTGTCTGGTGATCAGAACACTGAGATCTACGTTGCGGTGAACTGTGGGCTTCCAGCATCCGACTCAGTCCCTGCACACACTCACCTCCTACACACCTGACAGCTCCTTCCGTTAACCAGCACTCCGCCCTCCATTCCTCAGCCCCGCAACCACCCA
This window harbors:
- the Rab3ip gene encoding rab-3A-interacting protein isoform X2, whose amino-acid sequence is MANDPLEGFHEVNLASPTSPDLLGVCDPGTQEQTTSPSVIYRPHPSTLCSATIQANALNLSDLPTQPVYSSPRHLNCAEISNISIHVPEPASSVASAVSAGLTRFTSRKDSCNAEREFLQGATVTEASAGNDDIFGLSTDSLSRLRSPSVLEVREKGYERLKEELAKAQREAHKMVREANVKQATAEKQLKEAQGKIDVLQAEVAALKTLVLSSSPTSPTQEPLAAAKTPFKRGHTRNKSTSSAMSGSHQDFSAIQPIVKDCREADLSLYNEFRSWKDEPTMDRTCPFLDKIYQEDIFPCLTFAKSELASAVLEAVENNTLSIEPVGLQPIRFVKASAVECGGPKKCALTGQSKPCKHRIKLGDSSSYYYISPVCRYRITSVCNFFTYIRYIQQGLVKQQDVDQMFWEVMQLRKEMSLAKLGYFKEEL
- the Rab3ip gene encoding rab-3A-interacting protein isoform X1 — translated: MANDPLEGFHEVNLASPTSPDLLGVCDPGTQEQTTSPSVIYRPHPSTLCSATIQANALNLSDLPTQPVYSSPRHLNCAEISNISIHVPEPASSVASAVSAGLTRFTSRKDSCNAEREFLQGATVTEASAGNDDIFGLSTDSLSRLRSPSVLEVREKGYERLKEELAKAQRELKLKDEECERLSKVRDQLGQELEELTASLFEEAHKMVREANVKQATAEKQLKEAQGKIDVLQAEVAALKTLVLSSSPTSPTQEPLAAAKTPFKRGHTRNKSTSSAMSGSHQDFSAIQPIVKDCREADLSLYNEFRSWKDEPTMDRTCPFLDKIYQEDIFPCLTFAKSELASAVLEAVENNTLSIEPVGLQPIRFVKASAVECGGPKKCALTGQSKPCKHRIKLGDSSSYYYISPVCRYRITSVCNFFTYIRYIQQGLVKQQDVDQMFWEVMQLRKEMSLAKLGYFKEEL